Proteins from one Candidatus Eisenbacteria bacterium genomic window:
- a CDS encoding SPOR domain-containing protein: MFRSILTAFLVVFLAAPQAGFASATEPPGERPSWMGGPVFWGALVLLNTTILTSSIGDLRFYEARADELTAEGGEAGAYWDAASREKVMIGVSAVSLLFSLAGLKGSFANPEPAARLAAPPLRSEALPTPPGPVQVLELENRVRYDTLFVEAVPPGSAPHEPRFRVVPSDTLAAPGVLPSFDRKEDAVPPVLEPETTVPSDPVEDRFAEILLDLEKKESPEREAPAAESEARGAVPSLAPKSTPPPVVTAADREETGEATFVLLPYGVHVSSFRTERLAEEDEASWIQRGERVTIEEDEVPGRGTWFRLLLGNFETAAEANAHAAELKKRYGIPWAQAQRRSGL, translated from the coding sequence ATGTTTCGCTCGATCTTGACCGCTTTTCTCGTCGTCTTCCTCGCCGCTCCCCAAGCGGGCTTCGCGTCGGCGACCGAACCGCCCGGCGAACGTCCGTCCTGGATGGGCGGGCCGGTCTTCTGGGGGGCGCTCGTGCTTCTCAACACAACGATTCTTACTTCAAGCATCGGCGACCTCCGTTTCTATGAGGCGCGCGCCGATGAGTTGACGGCGGAAGGCGGAGAAGCCGGAGCGTATTGGGACGCGGCGTCTCGCGAGAAGGTGATGATCGGCGTGTCGGCCGTCTCCCTTCTCTTCTCCCTCGCGGGGCTCAAGGGGTCGTTCGCGAATCCGGAACCGGCCGCTCGGCTCGCCGCGCCGCCCCTTCGATCGGAAGCGCTTCCGACGCCGCCGGGACCGGTCCAGGTCCTCGAGCTCGAGAACCGTGTTCGGTACGACACGCTCTTCGTGGAAGCGGTTCCTCCGGGAAGCGCCCCGCACGAACCGCGTTTTCGCGTGGTCCCCTCCGACACGCTCGCCGCGCCCGGTGTTCTTCCGAGTTTCGATCGGAAGGAAGATGCGGTGCCGCCCGTGCTCGAACCGGAAACAACTGTTCCAAGCGATCCCGTGGAAGACCGCTTCGCGGAGATCCTGCTCGATCTCGAAAAGAAGGAGTCGCCCGAGCGGGAGGCGCCCGCGGCGGAATCGGAGGCTCGCGGCGCCGTTCCGTCCCTTGCACCGAAGAGTACGCCGCCTCCGGTCGTCACCGCCGCCGATCGCGAGGAGACTGGCGAGGCGACGTTCGTTCTTCTCCCCTATGGGGTTCACGTGAGCTCGTTCCGTACGGAGCGGCTCGCGGAGGAGGACGAGGCGAGCTGGATTCAGCGCGGGGAGCGCGTGACGATCGAAGAGGACGAGGTTCCGGGGAGGGGGACTTGGTTCCGCCTTCTGCTCGGCAACTTCGAGACCGCGGCCGAGGCAAACGCGCACGCCGCGGAGCTAAAGAAGCGCTATGGAATTCCGTGGGCGCAGGCTCAGCGCCGCTCGGGACTGTAG
- a CDS encoding DUF4931 domain-containing protein, giving the protein MSELRHDPIQKRWVIIATDRAQRPDSFAVEPEKTIRGAFCPFCEGNEESTPPEITAIRDRGSRPNTPGWKIRVVPNKFPALRIEGELERSGEGVYDRVNGIGAHEVVIESPDHHASITEFPIDHGATVYRVLQERHVDLLRDGRFRYVILFKNQGMSAGASLAHPHHQVIAVPVTPKTVSTELQSARQHYMGKERCVFCDLIRQEIGTGDRIVAMTKRFVAFCPFASRFPFEVFVAPRNHEHSFAVTSPEDIREFAGLMKDVLGRLAVGLKNPPYNYMFHSAPNIDTKPSRPGYWATVRYDYHWHVEILPRLTRIAGFEWGTGFYINPIPPENAALHLRTVDPTHAQETPTAEGSEVPG; this is encoded by the coding sequence ATGTCCGAACTCAGGCACGATCCGATTCAGAAACGATGGGTCATCATCGCGACCGACCGGGCCCAGCGGCCGGACAGCTTCGCCGTCGAGCCCGAGAAGACGATTCGGGGGGCGTTCTGCCCCTTCTGCGAGGGGAACGAGGAGTCGACCCCGCCCGAGATCACAGCGATCCGCGACCGCGGTTCTCGTCCGAACACGCCCGGATGGAAGATCCGCGTCGTTCCGAACAAGTTCCCGGCGCTCCGGATCGAGGGGGAGCTCGAGCGGTCGGGCGAGGGGGTTTACGACCGAGTGAACGGGATCGGCGCGCACGAGGTCGTGATCGAGAGTCCGGATCATCATGCCTCGATCACCGAGTTCCCGATCGATCACGGAGCGACCGTCTATCGCGTCCTCCAGGAACGGCATGTCGATCTTCTCCGCGACGGGCGTTTCCGCTACGTGATTCTCTTTAAGAATCAAGGAATGAGCGCGGGTGCCTCTCTCGCTCATCCGCATCACCAGGTGATCGCGGTTCCCGTGACCCCGAAGACCGTGAGCACGGAGCTCCAATCGGCGCGCCAGCACTACATGGGGAAGGAGCGCTGCGTCTTCTGCGATCTGATCCGCCAGGAAATCGGCACGGGAGATCGGATCGTGGCGATGACGAAGCGATTCGTCGCGTTCTGCCCCTTCGCGAGCCGCTTCCCCTTCGAAGTCTTCGTGGCGCCGAGAAACCACGAGCACTCCTTCGCGGTCACGTCGCCCGAAGACATCCGAGAGTTCGCCGGTCTGATGAAGGATGTTCTCGGGAGGCTCGCGGTGGGCCTCAAGAACCCGCCGTACAACTACATGTTCCATTCCGCCCCGAACATCGACACGAAGCCGAGCCGCCCCGGCTACTGGGCGACGGTCCGATACGACTATCATTGGCATGTCGAGATCCTTCCGCGCCTCACGCGGATCGCGGGCTTCGAATGGGGGACCGGTTTCTACATCAACCCGATTCCTCCGGAGAACGCGGCCCTGCACCTCCGGACCGTCGATCCGACGCACGCGCAGGAGACGCCGACGGCGGAGGGGTCGGAGGTGCCCGGATAG
- a CDS encoding glycosyltransferase, whose protein sequence is MRSPIRRALLPILLIVADLLALNAAYGSALYLRFHSYNLAVWAERFGDHYLSFLIFSNVVYLLLLLYYREPAFPRRFKPTFVVPRIAKMILVLMLASVMLLFLSKGFATSRQAFHFSRPTLVAFWVLCVVYLSAGRFLVGILQLFLFRSGRLARPVLIAGQGAPLEDLEARLAFNRWFGVYVVGRCAVHPEETVSEAGIEVFPDARALADRIRASGAREVFLAVPPSDLRQVFDVLEAAALAGAKVRAIPGLLQMIASHLLLSEALPVHDRAKEDLVYELYRRVDSHFELELATVAVIGAKGIPPTWGGIERHVAELSNRLARRGFLVKVYARPYYTSIEGRFRGVEVLRLPTIRTKHLDAISHSFLATLHTLLQRVDLAHYHAQGPSVLSFVPRIAGIRTVVTVHGLDWKREKWGAFARSCLRTGEAASARFPNRTITVSRTLKKYYERKYGRPVHYIPNGIEVRDMPPAEEITAEFGLRPREYLLFVGRLVPEKGCHYLVEAYRTIGTDMPLVIAGGSSFSDRYLEDLKKLAAGDQRIRFLDYVYGRALEELYSHNYLYVLPSDVEGLAITLLEALSFGSCVLVSDIEENLEALSEREGPPDEWEDPAASSGEPYGYWFRRGDAGDLARKIESLLADPARVERVRKKAREWIRARYDWEIVAGETASLYRDVVKK, encoded by the coding sequence GTGAGAAGTCCGATTCGACGAGCGCTCCTCCCGATCCTCCTCATCGTCGCCGATCTTCTCGCGTTGAACGCCGCGTACGGTTCCGCCCTCTATCTCCGGTTCCACTCCTACAATCTCGCCGTGTGGGCGGAGCGATTCGGCGACCACTATCTCTCCTTCCTCATCTTCTCGAATGTCGTTTACCTTCTCCTTCTTCTCTACTATCGCGAGCCGGCCTTTCCCCGGCGTTTCAAACCGACCTTCGTCGTGCCGCGGATCGCGAAGATGATCCTGGTCTTGATGCTCGCCTCGGTCATGCTCCTCTTCCTTTCGAAGGGGTTTGCGACGAGCAGACAGGCGTTTCACTTCTCAAGACCGACTCTCGTGGCGTTCTGGGTTCTTTGCGTCGTGTATCTTTCCGCCGGGCGTTTCCTCGTGGGGATCTTGCAGCTCTTCCTATTTCGCTCCGGACGCCTCGCTCGGCCGGTTCTGATCGCCGGGCAGGGCGCCCCTCTCGAGGACCTCGAGGCGAGGCTCGCCTTCAACCGTTGGTTCGGAGTTTACGTCGTCGGGAGGTGCGCGGTGCATCCCGAGGAGACCGTCTCCGAAGCGGGGATCGAGGTCTTCCCCGACGCGCGCGCGCTCGCCGATCGGATCCGCGCGTCCGGAGCGCGCGAGGTCTTCCTCGCGGTGCCGCCGAGCGATCTCCGGCAAGTCTTCGATGTGCTCGAAGCGGCCGCGCTCGCCGGAGCGAAAGTGCGCGCGATCCCCGGCTTGCTCCAGATGATCGCGAGCCACCTTCTCCTCAGCGAAGCGCTTCCCGTCCACGACCGCGCCAAGGAGGATCTCGTGTACGAGCTCTATCGGCGCGTCGACTCGCATTTCGAGCTCGAGCTCGCAACGGTCGCCGTGATCGGAGCGAAAGGGATTCCGCCGACGTGGGGCGGCATCGAGCGGCACGTGGCGGAGCTCTCCAACCGGCTCGCGCGCCGCGGCTTCCTCGTCAAAGTCTACGCGCGTCCCTACTACACGAGCATTGAGGGGCGCTTCCGCGGCGTCGAGGTCCTTCGCCTTCCCACGATCCGCACGAAGCACCTCGACGCGATCTCGCACAGCTTCCTCGCGACGCTCCACACGCTCCTCCAGCGGGTCGATCTCGCGCACTACCACGCGCAGGGGCCTTCGGTCCTTTCGTTCGTCCCCCGGATCGCGGGCATACGAACCGTCGTCACGGTGCACGGGCTCGACTGGAAGCGCGAGAAGTGGGGAGCTTTCGCGCGATCGTGTCTCAGGACCGGAGAGGCCGCGTCGGCCCGCTTCCCGAACCGGACGATCACGGTCTCCCGCACGTTGAAGAAGTACTACGAGCGGAAATACGGCCGCCCCGTGCACTACATCCCGAACGGGATCGAAGTCCGCGACATGCCTCCCGCGGAGGAGATCACGGCCGAGTTCGGCCTCCGGCCTCGCGAGTATCTCTTGTTCGTCGGCCGCCTCGTGCCGGAGAAGGGGTGCCACTATCTCGTCGAGGCCTACCGGACGATCGGCACGGACATGCCGCTTGTCATCGCGGGAGGATCGAGCTTCTCCGATCGCTACCTCGAGGATCTGAAGAAGCTCGCCGCGGGGGACCAGAGGATTCGCTTTCTCGATTACGTCTACGGGCGCGCGCTCGAAGAGCTCTACTCCCATAACTACCTTTACGTTCTCCCCTCCGACGTAGAGGGGCTTGCGATCACGCTGCTCGAAGCGCTCTCGTTCGGTTCGTGCGTTCTCGTCTCCGACATCGAGGAGAATCTGGAAGCGCTCTCCGAGAGAGAGGGGCCTCCGGACGAATGGGAGGACCCGGCGGCCTCGAGCGGCGAACCGTATGGCTACTGGTTCCGCCGGGGAGATGCGGGCGATCTCGCGCGGAAGATCGAGTCGCTCCTCGCCGATCCGGCCCGGGTCGAGCGCGTCCGCAAGAAAGCGCGCGAGTGGATCCGCGCGCGCTACGACTGGGAGATCGTCGCCGGAGAAACCGCGAGCCTCTACCGCGACGTCGTCAAGAAGTAG
- the trpS gene encoding tryptophan--tRNA ligase produces MSRIFSGIQPSGEITIGNYLGAIRNWVRLIDEHDSIFCVVDQHALTVEYDVGELPKKIFDAAATNIAAGLDPARCVLFVQSRVPEHTELAWYFNTVTPMGDLGRMTQFKEKSKQHRENINVGLFDYPVLQAADILLYKADRVPVGEDQVQHIELARDIARKFNARFGPIFPEPQVILSPTPRIMGLDGEAKMSKSMKNYIGVLEEPASIRSKLAVALTDENRKRRTDPGDPDICNIFTLHKSLSSPEEIDRVNVECRRAGIGCVDCKKILADNMIRELDPIREKFRELERRPDEVRDVLEKGAARCRTIAAATMDEVRRAIGLR; encoded by the coding sequence GTGAGCCGAATCTTCAGCGGAATCCAGCCGAGCGGGGAGATCACGATCGGCAACTATCTGGGAGCGATTCGCAACTGGGTCCGCCTGATCGACGAGCACGATTCGATCTTCTGCGTGGTGGACCAGCACGCGCTCACCGTCGAGTACGATGTCGGGGAGCTCCCGAAGAAGATCTTCGATGCGGCGGCGACGAACATCGCGGCCGGACTCGACCCCGCGAGGTGCGTTCTCTTCGTCCAGTCGCGCGTCCCGGAGCACACGGAGCTCGCCTGGTACTTCAACACGGTGACACCGATGGGCGATCTCGGACGGATGACCCAGTTCAAGGAGAAGTCGAAGCAGCACCGCGAGAACATCAACGTCGGGCTCTTCGACTACCCGGTGCTGCAGGCGGCGGACATCCTCCTCTACAAGGCCGACCGGGTTCCGGTCGGCGAGGACCAGGTGCAGCACATCGAGCTCGCGCGGGACATCGCGCGGAAGTTCAACGCGCGCTTCGGCCCGATCTTCCCCGAACCGCAGGTGATCCTCTCGCCCACGCCGCGCATCATGGGGCTCGACGGAGAGGCGAAGATGTCGAAGTCGATGAAGAACTACATCGGAGTCCTTGAGGAACCCGCTTCGATTCGGAGCAAGCTCGCCGTCGCGCTCACCGACGAGAATCGGAAGCGGCGCACCGACCCCGGGGACCCGGACATCTGCAACATCTTCACTCTGCACAAGAGCCTCTCCTCCCCCGAAGAGATCGACCGAGTGAACGTCGAGTGCCGGCGTGCCGGGATCGGATGCGTGGACTGCAAGAAAATCCTCGCGGACAACATGATTCGCGAGCTCGATCCGATCCGAGAGAAGTTCCGGGAGCTGGAGCGCCGGCCGGACGAAGTGCGCGACGTGCTCGAGAAGGGAGCGGCACGCTGCCGAACGATCGCCGCGGCGACGATGGACGAGGTGCGGAGGGCGATAGGCCTCCGTTGA